The Pirellulimonas nuda genome includes a region encoding these proteins:
- a CDS encoding polysaccharide pyruvyl transferase family protein yields the protein MEPNRLSGWIRNFSSWDRLKRNPSLRRLSEPLLRRTELPEDRSLLCVYRVDPSNLGDWFSAPQRYFGFLTHSRKQDIRSLTRRDLKRIESTNGTIVIGGGGLLGRTAFSGQIDKIMQLKAGKVVVWGAGFNDRSLHQDQSPRFRSERLLVGLRDDQAEYGWVPCASCMLPDLSLEYPVQHEVVVYHHAWHTKEGRLKQLSRFPSMSNNSTPVLSEILRFLGSGETVVTNSYHGAYWAILMGRRAVVFDPFSVKFRKFRHEPAFLDDDLDCSLKSARVYPDALEECRRANLNFAQQVLAFINA from the coding sequence ATGGAACCAAATCGTCTCAGCGGCTGGATCCGCAACTTCAGCTCTTGGGATCGCCTCAAACGAAACCCCAGCCTGCGCCGCTTGAGCGAACCGCTGCTTCGCCGAACGGAGCTGCCGGAGGACCGCTCGCTTCTCTGTGTGTACCGCGTTGACCCATCGAACCTGGGCGACTGGTTTTCGGCTCCCCAGCGGTACTTTGGATTCCTAACACATTCGAGAAAGCAAGACATAAGGTCCCTCACGCGGAGGGATCTGAAAAGGATCGAGAGCACCAACGGGACCATCGTCATCGGCGGTGGCGGGTTGCTGGGCAGAACCGCGTTTAGTGGTCAGATTGACAAGATCATGCAGCTCAAGGCGGGCAAGGTCGTCGTGTGGGGCGCCGGCTTCAACGACCGCTCGTTGCATCAGGACCAATCCCCACGCTTCCGAAGCGAGCGTTTACTCGTTGGCCTGAGGGACGATCAAGCTGAGTACGGGTGGGTGCCGTGCGCAAGCTGCATGCTTCCGGACCTGAGTCTTGAGTACCCGGTCCAGCACGAGGTCGTGGTCTATCATCATGCGTGGCACACGAAAGAAGGCCGACTCAAGCAGCTGTCCCGATTTCCATCTATGTCCAACAACAGCACGCCGGTCCTATCAGAGATCCTTCGATTCCTAGGGTCTGGAGAGACGGTGGTGACCAACTCGTATCACGGCGCCTACTGGGCGATTCTCATGGGACGCAGGGCGGTCGTGTTCGATCCCTTCTCCGTAAAATTCAGGAAGTTTCGACACGAACCGGCCTTCCTCGATGACGACTTAGACTGCTCGTTGAAGTCTGCTCGCGTGTATCCAGATGCGCTCGAGGAGTGCCGACGAGCCAACCTGAATTTTGCCCAACAGGTGTTAGCGTTTATCAATGCGTAG
- a CDS encoding P-loop NTPase: MSHESSAASQAVRLGAEDGQDEVATQLRRHLDEDFHAIVREAFQLWCGGGRFQIVKDFQGGHSGAAVLKVDLSYEPGTEGELPGGGYILKVYRHKPSSEDATERKRHDEATGLTHGDAIRIPQLMREHSAEDEGRTRSVLLYQIAGESSTRLTTLQNAAHQLHEFSGGLALGILRQWARGAGTAMSGRELLEAWLKSLDRSSRPNVHKLIEGVFAGKAQMYAAGKSLVNPLWLYAQCGEENDREVHFPGFLHGDLHLENVLVERKSEDDPPFWLIDFALARNEAPIGFDQSYLEVSLILCCLRDPTPEQVANLCDAVEQAPGKERVPHDNRGLLEMLRGVRDAIARWHEESALGRSDEVRRQFVLSRVAAGLNWADKDGMSESNRLVALYYAAWNARRYVEEFIPQVWQRLQDGDTAVHDVQTSADEADLWQRIWNATSGFDSRQTRFVLIADRQLPSEQLRSIGLLPWSAVIDLDAESDESGLHRSAVDTLRRRRAVREFSLAGELIDFDRGTAWMMAAGWKRRGEAVPSLDDWRVTHRRNVRGFLERFRDSVGSMQTVVVILPRLDDGSADDRERLDLLADVVNEAFGKSASVIQLGAHKPLSPLVVEHIPLQGSLFLRNIADMFGSERASENVSLPSIEDGDVEISMESLREFEEDLELLHSRLLSDPEGLPEEGDSEFWRGSPPTWHDINANFDVPRDAEASIEKQLRAALTDRRIYTVELRHQPGSGGTTLAHRLAWNLRREHPVAILRKRSQYTADLIGKLFHTTGLPVLLVADAGTITDAERLDLMSDLRDRNCRLVMLYVKRVFGSNAETDEGKRTHERSRVDLSDPMSERESGRFFEAFSSFTDDSRRISELKKITDEKDYRRYRSPFFYGLITFERDFKSVQNFVRAHTSQISRNTREALEYLSLLTRFSKISVHESLVKRLMNLRSRNFASLREAIGDGPWGLLLSQDGRVKILHPVIAEEVLRHFSENEDWRLDLADLSMRLIEDLANRVGSSAEEVIELIAQLFINREDAPSNATDDLSEQRKFSELIDTIDFAGSERRASRAMAGQRVLETLVDNFDRQSHFWNHLGRHRTHRLSKNFDVAVDNLDTAIRLEPNSSVHHHQRGSILRYWIKKDLVDALRRQQRTNDPDAVTPVTMLNSIQERFEDAQASFAVARDIAQYEEYSYVTEIQMILAVAKMLKRAAKSGSMQELQSKDSVVGEWLAQNMTTAEDLFHAAREVHGRYDVRQSSYLRGCLRDMDILNGNLLKVIKDWEAALSVGATNPKSRRGLAHVYVAKSSRDRSRMPQRDARRVTQLIEKNLSNGGDEADYRLWFNAYCVLPEFDLEHAIYRLQQWSDRHDKALRANYYLYVLEFVAWFHGERLDAEELLEYEHRMQEAAGHFPRIRSYEWLGFEGGSCPIVGEDSLGDWVDLKTAQEADAPRRFWSSTSPLRRINGVIDRMNGPQSGRILIGDSATAFFVPGTRFWASSDRHKKVNFFLGFSYNGLRAWMVEEGHVENGDRRKVTDDPVRSPLGAELAPPAELIGAGARQALMTGVRQFLLDMLEIREVRDEPLLLTEICDRLDSALNSDNTLERLGFGSLESLVATFHDLRIASDEGDGAELRRRGGSDRRADAPRVTATGRIRLINATERFGYIEPDRGEQDYRFTPDALHAAQWADLRKGQRVSYVASRNGRTLLAKNVSLSRFESHPIAQVTLDLREQAAAFVKERLYQAMIDLQTVSIAQLENGLRREVLGGMTVRNALGYPSLEDFLDRATPDVQLGASKQGDGSVTVFLTPRPKPLPGLGEALITAAVDDESPHAQTALATKRSVGQPLLKDASATRAELLVQVCDAAYALLTSEPHKPWYLTDLSPKIRSTLKLSGLPLKKQLGRPLSAVLSADGRFELPTNGPSATVQLAAGPRTQCHEKRYGGPAPKKQEATEVRVQQDRRRAIQLAIEIVQTEPEGLLVSRLASLVAQEFGREVPLRVRLGMGFTHLLQSDNRFEITAAGPDAFARLSTNHSAVVRLDGAGSREVVGPEPTLVDQESIPRYIRRIVQDAEPNGIPMVELGNMIRGHLADNAEVIAPLRQILGGTLSTYIEHEVQGVGIVGEKPRQSVRVSSVRPK; encoded by the coding sequence ATGTCGCACGAATCCTCCGCGGCTTCCCAGGCTGTCCGTCTCGGCGCAGAAGATGGCCAAGACGAGGTCGCTACCCAACTCCGAAGGCACCTCGATGAAGACTTTCATGCGATTGTGCGAGAAGCATTCCAGCTTTGGTGCGGCGGCGGCCGGTTTCAAATCGTGAAGGACTTTCAGGGCGGCCATAGCGGCGCCGCCGTGCTGAAAGTGGATCTCTCCTACGAGCCGGGTACGGAGGGAGAATTGCCCGGCGGCGGCTATATCCTGAAGGTTTATCGACACAAGCCTTCCTCGGAAGACGCCACTGAGCGTAAGCGGCACGACGAGGCGACCGGACTAACGCACGGCGATGCCATCCGCATCCCACAACTCATGCGTGAGCATTCCGCCGAGGACGAGGGCCGGACGAGAAGCGTGCTGCTCTATCAGATTGCCGGCGAAAGCTCGACGCGACTAACGACACTTCAGAACGCCGCCCATCAACTCCACGAGTTCAGCGGAGGGCTTGCGCTTGGGATCCTCAGGCAATGGGCGCGTGGGGCTGGAACTGCGATGAGCGGCCGCGAATTGCTCGAGGCCTGGCTGAAGAGCCTCGATCGTAGCTCGCGACCCAATGTTCACAAACTGATCGAGGGCGTGTTCGCCGGCAAAGCGCAGATGTACGCCGCCGGCAAATCTCTCGTCAATCCGCTTTGGCTCTACGCCCAATGCGGCGAAGAAAACGATCGGGAGGTGCACTTTCCTGGGTTTCTGCACGGTGACCTGCACCTCGAAAACGTGCTGGTTGAACGCAAGAGCGAAGACGATCCGCCGTTCTGGCTTATAGACTTCGCGCTTGCGAGGAACGAGGCTCCGATTGGTTTCGACCAGAGCTACTTGGAGGTCTCGTTGATACTTTGCTGCCTGCGTGATCCCACTCCAGAGCAGGTCGCCAATTTGTGCGACGCGGTCGAGCAGGCGCCGGGCAAGGAGCGCGTCCCCCACGACAATCGCGGCCTGCTGGAGATGCTACGCGGCGTCCGCGACGCCATCGCGCGGTGGCACGAAGAGTCAGCCTTGGGACGTTCGGACGAGGTCCGGCGGCAGTTTGTCCTGTCCCGCGTGGCCGCTGGACTCAACTGGGCCGACAAGGACGGCATGTCTGAAAGCAATCGCCTCGTGGCGCTGTACTACGCCGCATGGAACGCGCGTCGCTACGTGGAAGAATTCATTCCGCAAGTGTGGCAGCGGCTGCAGGATGGTGACACCGCGGTCCACGACGTGCAAACAAGCGCCGATGAAGCGGATCTATGGCAGCGCATTTGGAACGCCACAAGCGGCTTCGACAGCAGGCAGACCCGGTTCGTGTTGATAGCCGACCGCCAACTGCCATCCGAGCAACTCCGCAGCATCGGCTTGCTGCCGTGGTCGGCAGTGATCGACCTTGATGCGGAAAGCGATGAGTCGGGGCTGCATCGCTCGGCCGTCGACACGTTGAGGCGCCGCCGGGCGGTGCGAGAGTTCAGCCTGGCCGGAGAGCTTATCGACTTCGACCGCGGTACTGCTTGGATGATGGCGGCCGGCTGGAAGAGGCGCGGCGAGGCTGTCCCCTCACTCGACGATTGGCGCGTCACGCATCGGAGGAACGTCCGCGGATTTCTGGAACGCTTCCGCGATTCGGTCGGCTCGATGCAGACCGTCGTGGTCATCTTGCCGCGTCTCGACGACGGAAGCGCCGACGACCGTGAGAGGCTCGACCTGCTTGCAGACGTGGTGAACGAGGCTTTCGGCAAATCGGCGTCCGTGATTCAACTTGGGGCGCACAAGCCGCTCTCGCCCCTCGTTGTCGAGCATATTCCGCTGCAGGGTTCGCTGTTCCTGCGCAATATCGCGGACATGTTTGGTAGCGAGCGTGCCTCCGAGAACGTATCGCTACCCAGCATCGAGGACGGCGACGTCGAGATCTCGATGGAGAGTCTCCGTGAGTTTGAAGAGGATCTGGAACTCCTGCATTCGCGATTGCTCAGCGATCCGGAAGGACTCCCGGAAGAAGGCGATTCAGAGTTCTGGCGCGGCAGCCCGCCCACGTGGCACGACATTAACGCCAATTTCGACGTGCCACGCGACGCGGAGGCGTCGATTGAGAAGCAACTCCGCGCGGCGCTTACCGACCGTCGCATCTACACAGTGGAACTGCGGCACCAACCAGGCTCGGGCGGCACGACTCTTGCCCACCGTTTGGCGTGGAATCTGCGGAGAGAACACCCCGTCGCCATCTTACGCAAGCGATCCCAATACACCGCAGATCTGATCGGGAAGCTGTTCCACACGACCGGCCTGCCGGTACTGTTGGTCGCGGACGCTGGCACGATCACCGACGCGGAACGACTCGACCTGATGAGCGACCTGCGGGATCGAAACTGCCGCTTGGTCATGCTCTATGTGAAGCGCGTCTTCGGATCGAACGCGGAAACGGACGAGGGCAAGCGCACGCACGAGCGGAGCAGAGTCGACTTGAGCGACCCGATGTCGGAGCGTGAATCCGGCAGGTTCTTCGAAGCCTTCTCGTCGTTTACAGACGACAGCCGACGCATTTCCGAGCTCAAGAAGATAACCGACGAGAAGGACTACCGGCGGTATCGGTCTCCGTTCTTTTACGGCTTGATCACTTTCGAACGCGATTTCAAGTCCGTTCAGAATTTCGTTCGGGCCCACACGAGTCAAATCAGTCGGAATACACGCGAGGCTCTTGAGTACCTTTCGTTGCTCACACGATTCTCGAAGATCTCCGTTCACGAGAGCCTCGTCAAGCGATTGATGAATCTAAGGTCGCGCAACTTCGCATCGCTGCGCGAAGCGATCGGCGACGGGCCGTGGGGGCTGCTGCTTTCGCAGGACGGCCGAGTCAAGATCTTACACCCCGTTATTGCCGAGGAAGTCCTCCGCCACTTCTCTGAGAATGAAGACTGGCGTCTTGACCTCGCCGACCTGTCGATGCGGCTGATCGAGGACCTGGCGAATCGCGTCGGCTCGTCTGCCGAAGAAGTCATCGAACTGATTGCCCAATTGTTCATAAACCGCGAGGACGCGCCGTCGAACGCCACTGACGATCTGTCGGAGCAGCGGAAGTTCTCCGAACTAATCGACACGATCGACTTCGCCGGCAGCGAGCGACGGGCGAGCCGCGCCATGGCCGGCCAGCGCGTTCTTGAAACACTCGTTGATAATTTCGACCGTCAGTCTCACTTCTGGAATCATCTAGGGCGCCACCGGACTCACCGACTCAGCAAGAACTTCGACGTGGCCGTCGACAACCTGGATACGGCGATTCGTCTCGAACCAAATTCGTCAGTTCATCACCATCAACGCGGGTCGATCCTGAGGTACTGGATCAAGAAGGACCTGGTGGACGCCCTGCGGCGGCAGCAACGAACTAATGATCCGGACGCGGTGACGCCGGTGACCATGCTCAATTCGATCCAAGAGCGATTTGAAGACGCCCAAGCCTCATTTGCCGTCGCCCGGGACATTGCGCAGTACGAGGAGTACTCGTACGTCACGGAGATCCAGATGATCCTGGCGGTCGCCAAGATGCTCAAGCGAGCGGCCAAATCTGGATCGATGCAGGAACTTCAGTCGAAGGATAGCGTCGTCGGAGAGTGGCTAGCACAGAATATGACGACAGCCGAAGATCTCTTTCATGCCGCCCGCGAGGTGCATGGCCGCTATGACGTCCGACAGTCGTCGTACTTGCGTGGTTGCCTCCGCGACATGGATATCCTGAACGGGAACCTGCTCAAAGTAATCAAAGACTGGGAGGCGGCGTTGAGCGTCGGGGCGACCAATCCAAAGTCGCGGCGGGGTCTGGCCCACGTCTATGTGGCTAAGTCGAGCAGAGACCGCTCCAGAATGCCCCAGCGCGATGCTCGGCGCGTAACGCAACTGATTGAGAAGAACCTGAGCAACGGGGGAGATGAAGCAGACTATCGGTTGTGGTTCAATGCGTATTGCGTGCTCCCAGAGTTCGATCTTGAGCACGCGATTTATCGCTTGCAACAATGGTCGGATAGGCACGACAAGGCGCTACGTGCCAACTATTACCTGTATGTGCTTGAATTCGTCGCCTGGTTTCATGGCGAACGGCTCGACGCCGAGGAGCTGTTGGAGTACGAACATCGCATGCAGGAGGCTGCTGGCCACTTCCCGCGAATCCGCAGCTACGAATGGCTAGGATTCGAGGGCGGCTCTTGCCCGATCGTGGGTGAAGACAGCCTAGGAGACTGGGTCGACCTCAAAACCGCGCAGGAAGCCGACGCCCCACGGCGGTTTTGGTCGAGCACCTCGCCGTTACGCCGGATTAACGGTGTGATCGACCGGATGAACGGCCCGCAGTCCGGAAGAATCCTCATCGGCGATTCGGCGACGGCATTCTTTGTTCCCGGTACAAGGTTCTGGGCTTCATCGGACCGGCACAAGAAAGTGAACTTCTTCCTGGGCTTTAGCTACAACGGACTCCGCGCTTGGATGGTTGAAGAGGGCCACGTCGAGAACGGGGATCGACGGAAAGTGACTGACGATCCAGTGCGTTCGCCGCTCGGCGCCGAACTGGCGCCGCCGGCCGAGTTGATCGGCGCGGGGGCTCGCCAGGCCTTGATGACAGGCGTCCGCCAGTTTCTGCTGGACATGCTTGAGATCAGGGAGGTTCGGGACGAGCCGCTGTTGTTGACCGAAATCTGTGACCGACTTGACTCCGCACTGAACTCGGATAATACGCTCGAACGCCTGGGGTTCGGCTCGCTCGAAAGCCTAGTGGCGACGTTTCACGACCTCAGAATTGCAAGTGACGAAGGTGACGGCGCCGAGTTGCGACGCCGCGGCGGGAGCGACCGACGAGCCGACGCACCTCGGGTGACGGCCACCGGCCGAATTAGACTCATTAATGCTACGGAAAGGTTCGGTTACATCGAACCGGATCGCGGCGAGCAGGACTATCGATTCACCCCCGACGCCCTCCACGCAGCGCAGTGGGCCGATTTGCGGAAAGGTCAGCGCGTGTCGTACGTGGCGTCTCGCAACGGTCGCACTCTTCTGGCAAAGAATGTGTCCCTTAGCAGATTTGAGAGCCATCCTATTGCGCAGGTGACGCTTGATCTACGCGAGCAGGCGGCTGCATTCGTTAAAGAGCGGTTGTACCAGGCGATGATCGACCTACAAACGGTTTCGATTGCTCAGCTGGAGAACGGGCTTCGTCGCGAAGTACTTGGCGGTATGACCGTCCGCAATGCGCTTGGGTATCCGTCGCTTGAAGACTTTCTGGATCGGGCGACGCCCGACGTGCAGCTCGGCGCCAGTAAACAGGGGGATGGCTCCGTAACCGTCTTCTTGACGCCAAGGCCCAAACCTCTACCGGGCCTGGGCGAAGCGCTGATCACTGCCGCCGTTGACGACGAGTCGCCGCATGCTCAGACCGCGTTGGCCACGAAGCGATCCGTGGGCCAGCCGCTATTGAAGGACGCCTCTGCAACGAGGGCCGAGTTATTGGTCCAAGTTTGCGATGCAGCTTACGCGCTGCTCACGAGTGAGCCACATAAACCGTGGTACCTGACCGATCTCTCCCCTAAGATTCGCAGCACTTTGAAACTGTCAGGACTACCCCTGAAGAAGCAACTTGGCCGGCCGTTGAGTGCGGTGCTCAGCGCCGACGGACGTTTCGAACTGCCGACTAATGGACCTTCGGCCACGGTCCAATTAGCCGCAGGTCCCAGGACTCAATGCCATGAGAAGCGCTACGGTGGCCCTGCTCCCAAGAAGCAAGAGGCGACGGAGGTCCGCGTTCAACAGGACCGCCGGCGAGCCATTCAACTCGCAATCGAGATCGTTCAAACCGAGCCCGAAGGCCTTCTCGTTTCGAGGTTGGCCAGCCTGGTAGCTCAGGAATTTGGTCGGGAAGTTCCGCTCCGTGTGCGATTGGGAATGGGATTCACGCATCTCTTGCAGTCAGACAATCGCTTCGAGATTACTGCCGCGGGTCCGGATGCATTTGCTCGGTTGTCTACAAATCACTCCGCGGTTGTGCGATTAGATGGAGCCGGCTCGAGAGAAGTTGTCGGACCCGAGCCGACACTCGTTGATCAAGAATCTATCCCCCGCTACATTCGCAGGATCGTGCAGGACGCGGAGCCCAACGGTATCCCCATGGTAGAGTTGGGCAATATGATTCGCGGGCATCTGGCCGATAACGCCGAAGTCATCGCTCCTTTACGGCAAATCCTGGGAGGGACGTTATCCACGTACATCGAACACGAGGTACAAGGAGTGGGCATCGTCGGCGAGAAACCCCGTCAATCGGTCCGCGTTTCTTCCGTGAGACCAAAATAG
- a CDS encoding SMODS-associated NUDIX domain-containing protein has protein sequence MLGYVAGKLFEIAGKAAVDSGIDEIVTNRRWLSHAIGARTLWANRSIRVSIAEILRLKSGQKYVLVQNARQSERVTPIGGVIRCFPSGLAHLQDKLQYVPEVSGGDRQFDLRGFVIGKRFPAFLSWLYSEQGRERQALSREIVEELKEVGDHGIADAVTRPEYRLVRMVHEGPVPVKGVEYWQYRLFYVYELEKEHAESKGLADAIVAAANKSKGLVLVSNGEIQKGRAKNGKLVGDSSGYLFGSTAAGAKPTPYR, from the coding sequence ATGCTTGGATACGTCGCTGGCAAGCTGTTTGAGATCGCAGGCAAAGCCGCAGTTGATTCGGGAATCGATGAGATCGTGACCAACCGGAGGTGGCTATCTCACGCCATTGGTGCGCGTACTCTTTGGGCGAATCGCTCGATTCGAGTGTCTATTGCGGAGATCTTGCGGCTTAAGTCCGGACAGAAGTATGTTCTTGTGCAGAACGCGCGGCAATCGGAACGCGTTACGCCGATCGGCGGAGTGATCCGGTGTTTTCCGAGCGGCTTGGCCCACCTGCAAGACAAGTTGCAGTACGTACCGGAGGTCTCCGGCGGGGACCGGCAGTTCGACCTGCGAGGGTTCGTCATTGGGAAGCGGTTTCCGGCCTTCTTGTCTTGGCTTTATTCCGAGCAAGGGCGGGAGCGCCAGGCACTATCTCGCGAAATTGTGGAAGAGTTAAAGGAGGTGGGAGACCACGGAATCGCGGACGCGGTAACGCGGCCCGAGTATAGGCTCGTTCGCATGGTCCACGAGGGCCCGGTTCCGGTAAAAGGCGTGGAGTATTGGCAGTATCGATTGTTCTACGTTTACGAACTTGAGAAGGAACACGCGGAGTCAAAAGGACTCGCCGATGCGATTGTCGCGGCAGCCAACAAATCGAAGGGTTTGGTATTGGTTAGCAACGGCGAAATCCAGAAAGGCCGTGCGAAGAACGGCAAGCTCGTTGGCGATTCAAGCGGCTACCTGTTTGGGTCGACGGCGGCGGGGGCTAAGCCAACGCCTTACCGATGA
- a CDS encoding GMC oxidoreductase codes for MLIDARSVPTGTVLETEVCILGGGAAGISLAREFTNSGFRVILLESGGAKMEQATQDLYAGSDIGRPYEKFRASRLRYFGGTTNHWGRVWCDMPHALDFEAREGVPYSGWPFSLSYLEPWYARAHSVLRLGPSGYALADWGLEPGVIPEPFRGPHLACRVLQQAAATRFGRHYKRELQKSKNLSVYLHANGLRFDASEDCGAVRQLHVGVLPDGRFTIRARIYVLSAGGIENARLLLLSENDAGVGLGNEHDLVGRFFMLHLEYSGGFLDLADPYADLTFQTGEQGAKYNRSGARRFVSYISLSDETRRERKLPNVRWRFQYPRLPEMDALSRLVPLKWSDLKERADHGAETLRDLGQVLRTFPGLARYTARRIFYGRNKPPAPMASIPLKCTAEQMPHPDSRVRLGDDLDVFGLRKVAVDWRLTAEDRRGVATGNRLLEEELCRAGFGRLRSTVPDDEREWPSDMRGDQHHMGTTRMHRDPSLGVVDENCRVHGVANLYVAGSSVFPTGGTFNPTLTIIALALRLADHVKERLS; via the coding sequence ATGTTGATAGACGCACGTTCGGTGCCGACAGGAACCGTCCTTGAAACCGAGGTCTGCATCTTAGGGGGAGGCGCCGCGGGGATTAGTTTGGCGCGTGAGTTCACCAACTCCGGCTTCCGGGTGATCCTGCTCGAGAGCGGCGGCGCCAAGATGGAGCAGGCCACGCAGGATCTGTATGCAGGCAGCGATATCGGACGGCCTTATGAAAAATTCCGGGCCTCGCGGCTTCGCTATTTCGGCGGCACGACCAACCATTGGGGCCGCGTTTGGTGCGACATGCCGCATGCACTTGATTTCGAAGCACGCGAGGGCGTCCCGTACTCCGGCTGGCCATTCTCGCTGTCCTACCTCGAGCCGTGGTACGCGCGGGCGCACTCGGTCCTCAGGCTCGGCCCCTCTGGCTATGCACTTGCCGATTGGGGTCTCGAGCCGGGCGTGATCCCCGAGCCGTTCCGCGGCCCGCACCTCGCTTGCCGGGTTCTGCAGCAGGCCGCGGCTACGCGGTTTGGGCGTCACTACAAGCGAGAACTGCAAAAATCTAAGAATCTGAGCGTTTACCTGCACGCCAATGGGCTGCGTTTCGACGCCAGCGAGGATTGCGGCGCCGTGCGACAGCTCCATGTCGGCGTCCTCCCCGATGGTCGCTTCACCATCCGGGCGCGCATCTACGTGCTTTCGGCGGGTGGGATCGAGAACGCGCGCCTGCTCTTGCTCTCCGAGAACGACGCTGGCGTCGGCCTAGGAAACGAGCACGACCTCGTCGGACGGTTCTTCATGCTCCACCTGGAGTACTCGGGCGGCTTCCTCGATCTCGCCGACCCCTACGCGGACCTGACGTTCCAAACCGGCGAGCAGGGCGCCAAATACAATCGCAGCGGCGCCCGGCGGTTTGTGTCGTACATCAGCCTTTCCGACGAAACGAGGCGTGAACGCAAGCTGCCGAACGTAAGGTGGCGGTTCCAATACCCAAGACTCCCCGAGATGGATGCACTCTCGCGACTCGTTCCTTTGAAGTGGTCCGACTTGAAGGAACGAGCCGATCACGGCGCAGAGACGCTGCGTGATCTGGGACAAGTTCTAAGGACCTTCCCGGGCCTCGCCAGGTACACCGCACGCCGGATCTTCTACGGCCGCAATAAGCCCCCGGCGCCGATGGCGTCCATTCCCCTGAAGTGCACGGCCGAGCAGATGCCGCATCCGGATAGCCGCGTTCGGCTTGGCGACGACCTCGACGTGTTCGGCCTGCGGAAGGTCGCGGTCGATTGGCGGCTGACGGCGGAAGACAGACGCGGCGTCGCCACTGGGAACCGGTTGTTGGAGGAGGAGCTGTGCCGCGCCGGATTCGGCCGACTAAGGTCGACCGTTCCTGACGACGAGCGTGAATGGCCAAGCGATATGCGTGGGGACCAGCACCACATGGGGACGACCCGCATGCATCGGGACCCGAGTCTGGGTGTTGTCGACGAGAACTGCCGCGTGCATGGGGTCGCCAACCTCTACGTGGCGGGCAGCTCGGTGTTCCCCACCGGGGGCACGTTCAATCCGACGCTGACGATTATTGCACTTGCCTTGCGTTTGGCCGATCATGTCAAGGAGCGGCTCAGCTAA
- a CDS encoding glycosyltransferase family 4 protein: MLIVTENASQRHGGESILPLHWFLGLLRANVDVRLLMHARHEREVVELLGENAFRVHFVPDTLSQKILWTLSRPLPHNVKVFTTVWFMHLITQFTQRRVARRMIAQHQINVVHEPIPVSPRLPSMMYDLGAPVVIGPMNGNMSYPPGSRRPLFQEPIFRPLARSFTSLANWLIPGKRRSALLLVANERTRQGLPRNCSARVETLVENGVDPEVWRRPDDLPTRPDGVLRLGFSGRLLDWKGVDVVLAVLAELRKQSPAVELWIVGDGPERKRLGRQAEHLGLVGAVTFHGWVGQNECARLLSQCDVFVYPSVMDCGGAVVLEAMSLGLPVVALNWGGPADYVRPPFGVAIDPAPRRQVIAEMVKAIQSLTPEKRRRMGAAAQKEIADHYAWPAKIQEILAKYKDACGADTHTPKAEGTAESLCVESSPSA; the protein is encoded by the coding sequence GTGCTGATCGTCACCGAGAACGCTTCGCAGCGACACGGCGGCGAGTCGATCCTGCCCCTGCACTGGTTCCTAGGGTTGCTGAGGGCGAATGTCGACGTGCGGCTGCTGATGCACGCCCGCCACGAGCGCGAGGTCGTTGAGTTGCTTGGCGAGAATGCTTTCCGCGTACACTTCGTGCCGGACACCCTCTCACAGAAAATCCTCTGGACTCTGAGCAGGCCTCTACCACACAACGTCAAGGTGTTCACGACCGTCTGGTTTATGCACCTGATCACGCAGTTCACCCAGCGCCGCGTGGCGCGACGAATGATCGCGCAACACCAGATCAATGTCGTTCATGAGCCCATCCCCGTGTCGCCGCGTCTGCCCAGCATGATGTATGACCTGGGCGCTCCGGTGGTGATTGGACCCATGAACGGCAACATGAGCTACCCGCCTGGATCCCGCCGCCCGTTGTTCCAGGAGCCGATATTCAGGCCGCTTGCGCGCAGTTTTACGAGCCTGGCGAACTGGCTCATCCCGGGAAAGCGACGGTCGGCGCTGCTGTTGGTTGCCAACGAGCGGACCCGCCAGGGCCTGCCCCGCAACTGCAGCGCTCGTGTCGAGACCCTCGTCGAGAACGGCGTGGATCCCGAGGTTTGGCGGCGCCCCGACGATCTCCCCACGCGACCGGACGGCGTGCTGCGTCTGGGCTTCTCGGGACGTCTGTTGGACTGGAAAGGGGTAGACGTCGTGCTGGCCGTCCTCGCCGAACTGCGAAAGCAGTCCCCGGCGGTAGAGCTTTGGATCGTGGGCGACGGTCCGGAGCGGAAGCGGTTAGGTCGGCAGGCAGAGCATCTTGGCCTGGTTGGTGCGGTTACGTTCCACGGCTGGGTCGGACAGAACGAGTGTGCGCGGCTGTTGTCGCAATGCGACGTGTTCGTGTACCCCAGCGTGATGGATTGCGGGGGCGCGGTGGTGCTCGAGGCGATGTCGCTCGGGTTGCCGGTAGTGGCGCTGAATTGGGGGGGGCCCGCCGATTACGTCCGGCCCCCATTTGGAGTAGCGATCGACCCGGCGCCGCGACGGCAGGTCATCGCGGAAATGGTGAAGGCGATCCAGAGCCTGACGCCCGAGAAGAGACGCCGGATGGGAGCGGCCGCACAAAAAGAGATTGCCGATCACTACGCGTGGCCCGCCAAGATTCAGGAGATCCTCGCCAAGTACAAGGATGCCTGTGGTGCCGACACACACACACCCAAGGCCGAAGGGACCGCTGAAAGCTTATGCGTCGAGTCATCACCGTCAGCCTAG